In Peromyscus maniculatus bairdii isolate BWxNUB_F1_BW_parent chromosome 9, HU_Pman_BW_mat_3.1, whole genome shotgun sequence, one genomic interval encodes:
- the LOC143267346 gene encoding uncharacterized protein C2orf78 homolog isoform X2: protein MAENFQSAPFLGTECALQPSVPGLRNAMPIAGSVCNFSRVSTPAVSAAWLLPSDSSTCCQQLRDSAYPSLPAGTTIVTALTDQGQISASALSYPGVLQWDPTGNTDQRGAALQDFIVTVIDQNTTFSSFSRRAQGDNILDPNALVLSYPTMSANLVQATPPQVPNQGYSLALSYLEGSQVYYNDFNSLGPLRSGEHGQCLQACGSVSYFGGQASALQPEMVMVPKEFQSTNVQTPFSTSAIYYPTPAQDMPDTSLQVVKMETALGLTAAGQTLCLLQSPDLCNACMQDVQRSPPVHGDWSLTAPIDSPSEFLPLPPAPILKQTENNDLGLMIDDLSTPLDAYEGIKENQDPTLLPLAHANMQQALNYTDSGSLKQKLSPDNATLGSSSLGQDEPGVLQSVMGSSMDFADMTTLVADIHLPRLSNSITDRNPFQDPTATQSKDISRDQVQESSSTISVPVDQVRKNGQKASEMLDGSPQARIQLQEWVKGEEVVGSAGSREGAIDNMPKRLEGKAQKATHSMPSKARAQGQDKTKRSRENNCKKTEELKQSRNRVKADKNTTMPKNKRKRNPPELSHNSFKKPRTHLSMHMLESVQVFYPLGKKSEKKTGISSSQARPNFSSYKDPRTGPATTSLLDVPCDGRGPGKTPSNAQRTERNAFRECSPSPSQYKLPPPGKVKLVPLPFPALDMPQARPISTKPLSLASHRAPALYPVRPHSDSAQSTTPNPSKPAHASTSLMASDKPVLPIATSATRDNITNPIQSCTGPQQAVCRPVSYRASSHPSLQRELASADRKKAPSPPKPQIQHLLQDFSRQPIPWRNVHIPGPVISQPITEEQRPEREAMKRRAQQERENAAKYTSLGKPQLFLQR, encoded by the exons ATGGcag aaaatttCCAAAGTGCACCTTTCCTTGGAACAGAATGTGCTCTGCAGCCCTCTGTGCCTGGGCTGAGGAATGCCATGCCCATAGCAGGAAGTGTGTGCAACTTCTCCAGGGTCTCCACACCAGCTGTGAGTGCAGCATGGCTCCTGCCATCAGACTCCAGCACTTGTTGCCAGCAGCTAAGGGACAGTGCCTACCCTTCCCTACCAGCTGGCACAACCATAGTGACTGCACTGACTGACCAGGGCCAGATCTCTGCCTCAGCACTCTCCTATCCAGGTGTTCTCCAGTGGGATCCCACGGGAAACACTGACCAGAGGGGAGCTGCACTCCAGGACTTCATTGTAACTGTCATTGACCAGAATACcacattctcctccttctctaggaGAGCCCAgggtgataatattttagatcccAATGCCTTAGTCCTCTCCTATCCAACAATGTCTGCCAACCTTGTTCAGGCCACACCACCACAGGTACCAAATCAAGGATACAGCCTGGCACTTTCCTACCTGGAGGGCAGCCAGGTCTATTACAATGACTTCAACAGCCTGGGGCCTCTGAGGTCTGGAGAACATGGGCAGTGCCTGCAGGCCTGTGGCTCTGTGTCCTACTTTGGGGGTCAGGCCTCTGCTCTGCAACCAGAGATGGTGATGGTGCCAAAGGAGTTTCAGTCAACAAATGTCCAAACAcccttctccacctctgccatCTACTATCCCACACCTGCTCAAGACATGCCAGACACCAGTCTTCAAG tgGTGAAAATGGAGACAGCCCTGGGATTGACAGCTGCAGGCCAGACACTCTGTCTGCTGCAGAGTCCAGACCTCTGCAATGCCTGCATGCAGGATGTGCAGAGGTCACCGCCTGTCCATGGGGACTGGTCATTAACTGCCCCCatagacagtccttcagaattcctgcccttgcctcctgctCCAATCTTGAAACAAACAGAGAATAACGACTTGGGTTTGATGATAGATGATCTGTCAACTCCTCTGGATGCCTATGAgggcataaaagaaaaccaagacccaACACTTCTCCCTTTAGCACATGCCAACATGCAGCAGGCCCTGAACTACACTGATTCAGGGAGCCTAAaacagaagctttctcctgacaatgccaccttgggaagcagcagccttggtcaGGATGAACCTGGGGTGCTGCAGAGTGTGATGGgctccagcatggactttgcagacatgactacactGGTGGCAGATATTCATCTTCCCAGACTCTCCAACTCAATCACTGATAGGAACCCATTCCAAGATCCCACAGCAACCCAATCCAAAGACATCAGCAGGGATCAGGTCCAGGAAAGCTCCAGCACTATCAGTGTACCCGTGGACCAAGTGAGAAAGAATGGCCAGAAAGCCTCAGAGATGCTAGATGGGTCTCCTCAGGCCAGAATCCAGCTCCAGGAATGGGTGAAGGGAGAAGAGGTTGTGGGCAGTGCTGGGTCTAGAGAAGGGGCTATTGACAACATGCCTAAGCGCTTGGAGGGCAAAGCCCAGAAAGCCACACACAGCATGCCCAGCAAAGCAAGGGCTCAGGGGCAAGACAAGACCAAGAGATCCAGAGAAAACAACTGCAAGAAAACAGAGGAGCTTAAGCAGTCAAGGAACAGAGTCAAGGCAGACAAAAACACCACCATGccaaagaacaagaggaagaggaatccacCTGAGCTCAGCCACAACAGCTTTAAAAAGCCCCGAACTCACCTCAGCATGCACATGCTAGAATCCGTGCAAGTCTTTTACCCACTGGGGaagaagagtgagaagaaaaCTGGCATCTCTTCCTCCCAGGCTCGGCCAAACTTCAGCAGCTACAAAGATCCCAGGACAGGCCCAGCCACCACATCACTTTTGGATGTGCCATGTGATGGCCGAGGCCCTGGTAAAACCCCAAGCAAtgctcagagaacagagagaaatgctttCAGGGAGTGTAGTCCATCTCCATCCCAGTATAAGCTGCCCCCACCTGGCAAGGTCAAGTTAGTACCTCTGCCTTTTCCAGCCCTGGACATGCCACAAGCAAGACCTATTTCTACAaagcctctctccctggcttcacACAGGGCCCCTGCACTGTACCCTGTAAGGCCTCATTCTGACTCAGCTCAGTCTACCACACCCAATCCATCTAAACCAGCTCATGCCAGCACTTCTTTGATGGCCTCTGACAAGCCAGTTCTGCCTATTGCTACCAGTGCCACACGAGATAACATAACCAACCCCATCCAGTCTTGCACTGGGCCTCAGCAAGCTGTCTGTAGGCCAGTATCCTACAGGGCATCATCTCACCCTTCACTACAGAGGGAGCTTGCCTCTGCTGACAGGAAAaaggccccatcacctcccaaaccTCAAATCCAACATCTACTGCAAGACTTCAGCCGCCAACCAATTCCATGGAGGAATGTCCACATTCCAGGGCCAGTCATCTCACAGcccatcacagaagagcagaggccagagagggaggccatgaagaggcgggctcaacaggagagagagaatgctgccaAGTACACCTCTCTGGGAAAACCGCAGCTCTTCCTTCAGAGGTAG
- the LOC143267346 gene encoding uncharacterized protein C2orf78 homolog isoform X1 has translation MADLVLTEAGKYGPKRRQTAEMTLDVHKENFQSAPFLGTECALQPSVPGLRNAMPIAGSVCNFSRVSTPAVSAAWLLPSDSSTCCQQLRDSAYPSLPAGTTIVTALTDQGQISASALSYPGVLQWDPTGNTDQRGAALQDFIVTVIDQNTTFSSFSRRAQGDNILDPNALVLSYPTMSANLVQATPPQVPNQGYSLALSYLEGSQVYYNDFNSLGPLRSGEHGQCLQACGSVSYFGGQASALQPEMVMVPKEFQSTNVQTPFSTSAIYYPTPAQDMPDTSLQVVKMETALGLTAAGQTLCLLQSPDLCNACMQDVQRSPPVHGDWSLTAPIDSPSEFLPLPPAPILKQTENNDLGLMIDDLSTPLDAYEGIKENQDPTLLPLAHANMQQALNYTDSGSLKQKLSPDNATLGSSSLGQDEPGVLQSVMGSSMDFADMTTLVADIHLPRLSNSITDRNPFQDPTATQSKDISRDQVQESSSTISVPVDQVRKNGQKASEMLDGSPQARIQLQEWVKGEEVVGSAGSREGAIDNMPKRLEGKAQKATHSMPSKARAQGQDKTKRSRENNCKKTEELKQSRNRVKADKNTTMPKNKRKRNPPELSHNSFKKPRTHLSMHMLESVQVFYPLGKKSEKKTGISSSQARPNFSSYKDPRTGPATTSLLDVPCDGRGPGKTPSNAQRTERNAFRECSPSPSQYKLPPPGKVKLVPLPFPALDMPQARPISTKPLSLASHRAPALYPVRPHSDSAQSTTPNPSKPAHASTSLMASDKPVLPIATSATRDNITNPIQSCTGPQQAVCRPVSYRASSHPSLQRELASADRKKAPSPPKPQIQHLLQDFSRQPIPWRNVHIPGPVISQPITEEQRPEREAMKRRAQQERENAAKYTSLGKPQLFLQR, from the exons ATGGcag ATTTGGTTCTTACTGAGGCTGGAAAATATGGACCTAAAAGAAGACAAACTGCAGAGATGACCCTGGATGTACACAAAG aaaatttCCAAAGTGCACCTTTCCTTGGAACAGAATGTGCTCTGCAGCCCTCTGTGCCTGGGCTGAGGAATGCCATGCCCATAGCAGGAAGTGTGTGCAACTTCTCCAGGGTCTCCACACCAGCTGTGAGTGCAGCATGGCTCCTGCCATCAGACTCCAGCACTTGTTGCCAGCAGCTAAGGGACAGTGCCTACCCTTCCCTACCAGCTGGCACAACCATAGTGACTGCACTGACTGACCAGGGCCAGATCTCTGCCTCAGCACTCTCCTATCCAGGTGTTCTCCAGTGGGATCCCACGGGAAACACTGACCAGAGGGGAGCTGCACTCCAGGACTTCATTGTAACTGTCATTGACCAGAATACcacattctcctccttctctaggaGAGCCCAgggtgataatattttagatcccAATGCCTTAGTCCTCTCCTATCCAACAATGTCTGCCAACCTTGTTCAGGCCACACCACCACAGGTACCAAATCAAGGATACAGCCTGGCACTTTCCTACCTGGAGGGCAGCCAGGTCTATTACAATGACTTCAACAGCCTGGGGCCTCTGAGGTCTGGAGAACATGGGCAGTGCCTGCAGGCCTGTGGCTCTGTGTCCTACTTTGGGGGTCAGGCCTCTGCTCTGCAACCAGAGATGGTGATGGTGCCAAAGGAGTTTCAGTCAACAAATGTCCAAACAcccttctccacctctgccatCTACTATCCCACACCTGCTCAAGACATGCCAGACACCAGTCTTCAAG tgGTGAAAATGGAGACAGCCCTGGGATTGACAGCTGCAGGCCAGACACTCTGTCTGCTGCAGAGTCCAGACCTCTGCAATGCCTGCATGCAGGATGTGCAGAGGTCACCGCCTGTCCATGGGGACTGGTCATTAACTGCCCCCatagacagtccttcagaattcctgcccttgcctcctgctCCAATCTTGAAACAAACAGAGAATAACGACTTGGGTTTGATGATAGATGATCTGTCAACTCCTCTGGATGCCTATGAgggcataaaagaaaaccaagacccaACACTTCTCCCTTTAGCACATGCCAACATGCAGCAGGCCCTGAACTACACTGATTCAGGGAGCCTAAaacagaagctttctcctgacaatgccaccttgggaagcagcagccttggtcaGGATGAACCTGGGGTGCTGCAGAGTGTGATGGgctccagcatggactttgcagacatgactacactGGTGGCAGATATTCATCTTCCCAGACTCTCCAACTCAATCACTGATAGGAACCCATTCCAAGATCCCACAGCAACCCAATCCAAAGACATCAGCAGGGATCAGGTCCAGGAAAGCTCCAGCACTATCAGTGTACCCGTGGACCAAGTGAGAAAGAATGGCCAGAAAGCCTCAGAGATGCTAGATGGGTCTCCTCAGGCCAGAATCCAGCTCCAGGAATGGGTGAAGGGAGAAGAGGTTGTGGGCAGTGCTGGGTCTAGAGAAGGGGCTATTGACAACATGCCTAAGCGCTTGGAGGGCAAAGCCCAGAAAGCCACACACAGCATGCCCAGCAAAGCAAGGGCTCAGGGGCAAGACAAGACCAAGAGATCCAGAGAAAACAACTGCAAGAAAACAGAGGAGCTTAAGCAGTCAAGGAACAGAGTCAAGGCAGACAAAAACACCACCATGccaaagaacaagaggaagaggaatccacCTGAGCTCAGCCACAACAGCTTTAAAAAGCCCCGAACTCACCTCAGCATGCACATGCTAGAATCCGTGCAAGTCTTTTACCCACTGGGGaagaagagtgagaagaaaaCTGGCATCTCTTCCTCCCAGGCTCGGCCAAACTTCAGCAGCTACAAAGATCCCAGGACAGGCCCAGCCACCACATCACTTTTGGATGTGCCATGTGATGGCCGAGGCCCTGGTAAAACCCCAAGCAAtgctcagagaacagagagaaatgctttCAGGGAGTGTAGTCCATCTCCATCCCAGTATAAGCTGCCCCCACCTGGCAAGGTCAAGTTAGTACCTCTGCCTTTTCCAGCCCTGGACATGCCACAAGCAAGACCTATTTCTACAaagcctctctccctggcttcacACAGGGCCCCTGCACTGTACCCTGTAAGGCCTCATTCTGACTCAGCTCAGTCTACCACACCCAATCCATCTAAACCAGCTCATGCCAGCACTTCTTTGATGGCCTCTGACAAGCCAGTTCTGCCTATTGCTACCAGTGCCACACGAGATAACATAACCAACCCCATCCAGTCTTGCACTGGGCCTCAGCAAGCTGTCTGTAGGCCAGTATCCTACAGGGCATCATCTCACCCTTCACTACAGAGGGAGCTTGCCTCTGCTGACAGGAAAaaggccccatcacctcccaaaccTCAAATCCAACATCTACTGCAAGACTTCAGCCGCCAACCAATTCCATGGAGGAATGTCCACATTCCAGGGCCAGTCATCTCACAGcccatcacagaagagcagaggccagagagggaggccatgaagaggcgggctcaacaggagagagagaatgctgccaAGTACACCTCTCTGGGAAAACCGCAGCTCTTCCTTCAGAGGTAG